One genomic segment of Desmodus rotundus isolate HL8 chromosome 5, HLdesRot8A.1, whole genome shotgun sequence includes these proteins:
- the MRGPRX2 gene encoding mas-related G-protein coupled receptor member X2, with the protein MAVSITSGGFPSVMPSVTTWITELTPVSGSEQPHPQTLGMEIIILNLLTIIIALAGLAGNSIVLWLLGFHMRRNAFSVYILNLAAADVTLLCCSVLHALEKLIMFFCSISKSFPEFFVIVSAFAYIAGLSFLSAISTERCLSITWPIWYRCRRPRHMSAVTCVLLWTMSLLLSIVEGNYCGFLNRNVHHFWCPALDFITVAWLILLFVLLSGSSLVLLTRLLCGSQRVQPTRLYVTVGLTVLVFLFCGMPFGIHWFLIVWFQEDIDDFFRLYLIAILLSCLNSCANPVIYFFVGSFRQRWWKRRQTLRLVLQRALQDTPEVDEHGESLPQEPLEMSGSSLVS; encoded by the exons ATGGCAGTAAG CATCACCAGTGGAGGGTTTCCCAGCGTGATGCCGTCTGTCACAACCTGGATCACAGAACTCACACCAGTGAGTGGAAGTGAACAGCCCCACCCACAAACTCTGGGTATGGAGATCATAATCCTGAACTTACTGACCATCATCATTGCCCTGGCCGGGCTGGCAGGAAACTCCATTGTGCTCTGGCTCCTGGGCTTCCACATGAGGAGGAACGCCTTCTCCGTCTACATCCTCAACCTGGCAGCAGCTGACGTCACCTTACTCTGTTGCTCTGTTTTGCATGCCCTGGAGAAACTCATCATGTTCTTCTGTTCCATCTCCAAATCCTTCCCGGAATTTTTCGTCATTGTGTCAGCCTTTGCCTACATCGCAGGCCTGAGCTTTCTCAGCGCCATTAGCACAGAGCGCTGCTTGTCCATCACATGGCCCATCTGGTACCGCTGCCGCCGCCCCAGACACATGTCAGCTGTCACGTGTGTGCTGCTCTGGACCATGTCCCTGTTGCTGAGCATCGTGGAAGGGAACTACTGTGGCTTCCTGAATAGGAATGTACATCACTTTTGGTGTCCCGCATTGGATTTCATCACTGTGGCCTGGCTAATTTTGTTATTTGTGCTTCTCTCTGGCTCCAGCCTGGTTCTGCTGACCAGGCTGCTGTGTGGCTCCCAGCGGGTACAGCCCACCAGGCTCTACGTGACTGTCGGCCTCACAGTGCTGGTCTTCCTCTTCTGTGGCATGCCCTTCGGCATCCACTGGTTCCTCATAGTCTGGTTTCAAGAAGATATTGATGACTTCTTTCGTCTTTACCTGATTGCTATTCTTTTGTCCTGTCTCAACAGCTGTGCCAACCCCGTCATTTACTTCTTCGTTGGCTCTTTTAGGCAGAGATGGTGGAAGCGGCGACAGACCCTGAGGCTAGTTCTCCAGAGGGCTCTGCAGGACACCCCTGAGGTGGATGAACATGGAGAAAGCCTTCCTCAGGAACCCCTGGAGATGTCGGGGAGCAGTCTGGTGTCCTAA